The sequence TGATGCGGGCGCGGACAAAGTCCACCCCGGCCTTGTCGGCGGTTTCGCCGCCGGCCACATTCTGGGAAACGGATTCGGTCATGTCATATCCTCGCACAGGTATTGAGCCGAAAAGTTTACGCCAGCCGCGCATAGTGGTCAATGTCTGTACGGGGCCGGCCGCCGAAGGGCAGACGCCTTTTTGCGGCATTTTGCTTGACACACCGCCCCGCCGCGGCTATAGTGCCGCCTGTACCTGACGTTTTGTCAGGCTGCGGAGAGGTGTCCGAGTCGGCCGAAGGAGCTCGCCTGCTAAGCGAGTATACGGGCTTAAACCTGTATCGAGGGTTCAAATCCCTCCCTCTCCGCCACGGAAAGCATTACGGCGAGTATCCAGCGATACCCGCCGTTTTTTTGTCTCTTCGTCCCGTTTCTGCGCCGTGCGCCACTTCCTCTGCCGCCCTGCTGTGGTCATGGGGACATGGTGCCCGATGACGGCCCGTTGTGCCCATGGTGGCCCATGCTGCGCATGATGCGCATGATGCACACGCACTGCGCCACATTTGCCGGCATTCCGGCTACCGCCGTTGTCGGTGAGGGCCGGCCCCCTGCCTATCAGGCCACCGGGCCAGCTGCCTCACCCCCCGCCCCGTAAACGCACAATGTGAGATTCACTGCCACGTTTCCCCTGCATGCCCATGCGGGCACCTGCAAAACAGCGGGAACGGCCGCCATCACCAGATGGCGCCGTTCCCTCGTGTGGCATGCGGCCAGAAACAGACCGCATCAAAAATGCGCGGCGTGCCCGGGCAGGGCATGCTGCCGTGTCCACGCCGTCTACCAGGGGCGCTCACCTCTGGCCAGGCGGGCTTCCACCGTATCCACCAGCGCGGGCAGCTCGGCCACGCTGTGCAGCACATACTGGGCACCGGCCTCGCGCAGCACCCTGGCAAAGGCCGCTTCCCGCGCGGCCAGCTCCGCAGCAGGCAGGGCCGCGGCTTCCTCTGCCGTCAGGCCCAGGGCATTGCTGGTGCGAGTGACCCCCACTACCCACATGCCGGCATTGATGCCTTCCTCCACGTCCGCCACCGTATCCCCCACCTTGATGCAGGCTTCCAGCGGATGCACGCCCAGGCGCTGGCAGTTGAGGTAGGCCATCCAGGGCCAGGGGCGGCCCACGGGCACTTCATCCGAGGTGACGAAGGCATCCGGCACATAGCCCAGGGCTGCCGCGCGCGGTTCCAGGCGTACCACCATGTCGCGGGTATAGCCGGTGCAGGAACCGATCCTGATGCCGCGGGCTTTCAGGGCAGCGCAGGCATCCACCCAGCCCGGAACAGGTGTGGCATAGTCGGCCAGGGTTTCGGGCATGAGTTCCTGCACCCGTGCATAAATCGTGTCGATTGCGGCATCGTCGGGCAACGCGCCGTGCGCTTCCTGCCACAGGGCAGCCAGGCGGGGCATGGCCAGCATGCGCTGCACATGCTCGCGCTTGTCGCAGCCCATGGGGCCGCGCACCTCCTCCACGGTGGGGTCAATGCCATACTGCGCGAAAGCGCGGGAAAATACGGCCACCGGGCCACGGCAGCCGTGGTCAACGGTTGTTCCCGCCCAGTCAAGAATAATGGCCTGTACGGGACCGGTATAGGCCGTGCGCTTCAGAAAAGGCGTGCTCATGATGCTGCTCCTTTGCCGCCGCAGGACCCAGCCCCCGGCTGGCGGCGATTCACGCAGGCGACTGCCACAGACAGGCCCGGTACGCGTCGTCTCGCGGCGAGCGTATGCCGGCGACAGGGCACGGCGCCACCTGCCGGAGGGCTGTCAGACCTGTCTGCACAGGCTGCCGTAAAACAGAAAGGGCGGGAATCGCTTCCCGCCCTATGGCGGCCCCGCCGGAGCGGGGCCGCATTCTGTTCAGGGACTTACTTCGCGAAGTGCTTCTTGTCCAGGTGCTCGTACTTGGGCAGGAAGCGGGTGGGCAGGGCCAGAGCGTCACGACGGAAAGGCGGAGCCAGACGGGTACCGTCGGTCATGATTTCGATCACGGCAGGACGGCGGTTCTTCTTGGCGGTGTCGAGAGCTTCGGCCAGGTCAGCCTGGGTGTTGACGGTGTAGCCGTCGGCGCCCATGGCTTCGGCGATTTTGGCGTAGGACTTGGACCAGATGTCGGCGCCCACGAAGCGGTTGTTGTAGAAGTCCACCTGGTTCTTCTTTTCCGCGCACCAGGCACCGTTGTTGTACACGGTGGCGATGACGGGCAGGTTGAACTGGCAGGCGGTGGGCACTTCAAACAGGCTCATGCCCCAGGCGCCGTCGCCGGCAATGGAGAGGACCACATCGTCGGGGCAGGCCAGCTGCGCACCCAGGGCGGCCTGGTAGGCAAAGCCGGTGTTGCCGAAGGTCAGGGTAGCGATGTGGCGCTTGGGGTTCTTGAAGCGCAGGTAGCTGTTGGCCGTGGAGGAGGTATTGCCGATGTCGGTCGTCGCGATGGCATTGCTGTCGGTGACGAACTTGCCGACCACTTCCAGGGCCTTGCGAGGATGCATGCGGCCTTCCAGGGTGGGCTCGTTGGCGATCTCGTCAATTTCCTTGTGCCAGATGTCCAGCTCGGCCTTCACGCGGTTGTACACGGCGGAGAGGTCGGCGCAGGGCTTGGTGCCTTCACGCAGCTGCTTCAGCAGTTCCACGGAAGCGTCGCCGGCGTCGGCGCACAGACCCACGGTGATGGGATGGGTCTTGGCGATGTGCAGCGGGTTGATGTCGATCTGCACGATCTTGGCGGTCTTGGGGAAGTAGTTGATGCCGTCCTGGGGCAGGGTGCCGAAGTAGGACAGGCGGGTGCCGATGGCCAGGATAACGTCAGCTTCCTGCATGAGGCGCATGGCGGCATGGGAACCCATGTAGCCGATGGGGCCGGCCCACAGCGGATGATCGCAGGGGAAGGCATCGTTATGCAGGTAGGTGCAGGCCACAGGGGCGCCGAGGTGTTCGGCCAGGGCCTTGACGGTTTCCACGCAGTCGGCGTCAACCACGCCGCGGCCGGCCACGACCACGGGCTTTTTGGCATCCTTCAGCACTTCCACAGCATGCTTGAACTGTTCCGGATTGCCGATGCCGCCGGGGGCCACGCGGTACTGGCTGGGCTGCAGGATTTCTTCATCCAGCTCGCCGTAGAAGTAGTCGCGCGGAATGTCCACGAGGACGGGGCCACGCAGGGCATAGGCGGAGCGGAAGGCCGTGCGGAGCACGTCGGCAGCACGTTTCGGATGCGGCACGCGCAGGGAAGCCTTGGTCACGGGCTTGAAGAGATTCCACGTGTCGCATTCCTGGAAGCCGTCCCAACCGATGGAAGCGGAGCCGGCGCTGGGCGAAATGATGACCATGGGGGTGTGGGCCATATTGGCGGTCGCCACGGCGGTCACGTAGTTGGTGATGCCGGGACCGTTCTGGCCGATAACCACACCGGCCTTACCAGTCAGACGGCAGAAAGCATCTTCCATGTGGCCGGCGGTCTGCTCGTGGCGCACAGAAATGAAATCGATGCCGGCAGCGGGGAACAGGTCCAGCAGGTCCATGTACGCAGAACCCAGGATACCGCTGACGTGCTTGACACCTTCCTGCACCAGAACTTCGGCCATCGCCTCACTGGGAGTCATCTTGGGCATAAAACGCTCCTTATGCACACTGTTTATTGTGAACACAGCCGGACAGGGGGACTGTCCGGGACCAGAGCACCGTGCGGTGCGTGGCAGCCTCAGGCTTGCCATGCCTCCCCCGCGCGAGCTTGGGGGCGCATGAGTCCTTCATACGGCTTTTCAGGAGCCATGTCAACAGCATTCCAAAAAAATAGACGTAACTTGCGGAATTACCTAATAAAATTTTTTTTCACAACATTTTCTGCCCAGAAAGATAAAATGATTTTATATAATGATTAAGCATAGTTATAAACTTTGTCCCGACAATCAAACCTTCATGAGATTTTTCAGACAAGTAGCGCTGTCCGCGTACTGGCGCCGGATTTGGCGGTAATTTTTCACCGTATGTGCCCGGCCGCCACGGTACACCACCAGCGACGTGGCAAAGACTTCCACGTCCTCCGGGTCATGGGTAATCATGATCACCGGAATGCCGGCCTCCCGGACGCTGTGCAGCAGCTCCAGGCGCAGGCGTTCGCGCAAGAGCGGGTCCAGGGCCGAAAAGGGTTCATCCAGCAGCAGCAGCCGCGGGCGGGAAAACAGGGCACGCGCCAGGGCCGCCCGCTGCCGCTGCCCGCCGGAAATCTCCGCCGGCCGGCGTCGGGCCATGGCGGCCAGCCCGAAACGCTCCAGCATGTTCATGGCCTCGTCCTGCACCTCGCGGCTCAGGCGCCAGGGCAGCAGCCCTGTCCGGGCATAGGCCACATTGTGCAGAATGCTCAGGTGGGGAAAAAGGGCATAATCCTGAAACATGTAGCCCAGGCGGCGCTGCCTGGCCGGCAGGCAGATGTCCTGTGCCGAATCAAAAAGGCATTCGTCGTCCAGGGCAATGCGCCCCTGCTGCGGGCGTTGCAGCCCGGCCAGGCAGTGCAGCGTCAGGGTCTTGCCCGATCCCGACGGGCCAAAGAGCACCGCCGGTCCGCAGGACAGGTCCAGGCCATAATCCACATCCAGGCGGAAGCGGCTGCCCCCAGCCCACAGATTCATGTGCAGCGACAGATCGATCATGCCGCGTCCTCCCCGGCACCTGTGCCATCTTTCACGGGTGCCCGTCCGTCTCCCGCGGGCAGTGCGGCCCGCCTGCGCCGGAAGCGCAGCAGCTCGGCCGAGGCCAGCAGGCCGATGCACAGTCCCGATGTCACCAGCACAAGCAGCGTGGCGCGGGCATCGTTTCCGGCCTGAAAGGCATCATAGATGGCCAGGGCCAGCGTCTGCGTCCGGCCGGGAATATTGCCGGCCAGCATGAGCGTGGCGCCGAATTCGCCCATGCCGCGCGCAAAGGCCAGCATGAGACCGGCGATGATGCCGCGCGCGGCCAGCGGCAGGGACACGCTGGCAAAAACGCGCCATTCCGATGCCCCCAGCGTGCGGGCGGCGTTCTCCACGCGTTCGTCCACCTGTTCCAGGGCCGCGCGGGCCGATTTGTAGATGAGGGGAAAGACCACCACCGTGGCGGCCACCACGGCCCCCTGCCAGGAAAAGATAAGCGTGATGCCCACATC is a genomic window of uncultured Desulfovibrio sp. containing:
- the phnX gene encoding phosphonoacetaldehyde hydrolase yields the protein MSTPFLKRTAYTGPVQAIILDWAGTTVDHGCRGPVAVFSRAFAQYGIDPTVEEVRGPMGCDKREHVQRMLAMPRLAALWQEAHGALPDDAAIDTIYARVQELMPETLADYATPVPGWVDACAALKARGIRIGSCTGYTRDMVVRLEPRAAALGYVPDAFVTSDEVPVGRPWPWMAYLNCQRLGVHPLEACIKVGDTVADVEEGINAGMWVVGVTRTSNALGLTAEEAAALPAAELAAREAAFARVLREAGAQYVLHSVAELPALVDTVEARLARGERPW
- a CDS encoding ATP-binding cassette domain-containing protein; this encodes MIDLSLHMNLWAGGSRFRLDVDYGLDLSCGPAVLFGPSGSGKTLTLHCLAGLQRPQQGRIALDDECLFDSAQDICLPARQRRLGYMFQDYALFPHLSILHNVAYARTGLLPWRLSREVQDEAMNMLERFGLAAMARRRPAEISGGQRQRAALARALFSRPRLLLLDEPFSALDPLLRERLRLELLHSVREAGIPVIMITHDPEDVEVFATSLVVYRGGRAHTVKNYRQIRRQYADSATCLKNLMKV
- the xsc gene encoding sulfoacetaldehyde acetyltransferase, with protein sequence MPKMTPSEAMAEVLVQEGVKHVSGILGSAYMDLLDLFPAAGIDFISVRHEQTAGHMEDAFCRLTGKAGVVIGQNGPGITNYVTAVATANMAHTPMVIISPSAGSASIGWDGFQECDTWNLFKPVTKASLRVPHPKRAADVLRTAFRSAYALRGPVLVDIPRDYFYGELDEEILQPSQYRVAPGGIGNPEQFKHAVEVLKDAKKPVVVAGRGVVDADCVETVKALAEHLGAPVACTYLHNDAFPCDHPLWAGPIGYMGSHAAMRLMQEADVILAIGTRLSYFGTLPQDGINYFPKTAKIVQIDINPLHIAKTHPITVGLCADAGDASVELLKQLREGTKPCADLSAVYNRVKAELDIWHKEIDEIANEPTLEGRMHPRKALEVVGKFVTDSNAIATTDIGNTSSTANSYLRFKNPKRHIATLTFGNTGFAYQAALGAQLACPDDVVLSIAGDGAWGMSLFEVPTACQFNLPVIATVYNNGAWCAEKKNQVDFYNNRFVGADIWSKSYAKIAEAMGADGYTVNTQADLAEALDTAKKNRRPAVIEIMTDGTRLAPPFRRDALALPTRFLPKYEHLDKKHFAK
- the modB gene encoding molybdate ABC transporter permease subunit; this translates as MDDQLALFFPLMLSLKVAALATFFSSIGALALARLLLRRSGPLPAVIDALCSLPLVLPPTVVGYYLIMLLGRRGVLGQWLADVGITLIFSWQGAVVAATVVVFPLIYKSARAALEQVDERVENAARTLGASEWRVFASVSLPLAARGIIAGLMLAFARGMGEFGATLMLAGNIPGRTQTLALAIYDAFQAGNDARATLLVLVTSGLCIGLLASAELLRFRRRRAALPAGDGRAPVKDGTGAGEDAA